The Flavobacteriales bacterium genome contains the following window.
TGCGTAGTCCAACGGTTTGCCAGGCGGGCATACAGTTTGAGCATACAGGGAGGGGTAAATTGGAACACGAAAGCTTACGGTTTAGACCAGCAGGCTGTTGCTATATACTCACACTGGTCCTCCTTCATTCTTCATTCTTAATTCTTCATTCACCAACTCCTTCGCCGCTTCCCTTGCTTCGGGCAGGAAACGATCAGGTTGATTAATGATGTTGTTTAGCTCCTCCTCGCTCTTGGATGCGAACTTCTTTTTCCAGAATTGCACCTTATGTTGAGTCTCTTGTTCTGCCTCCTCGGGTGATGGTTCGGGGCGACGGACCAGATTAGTGATCCGTCTCAACATGGATATATCTCCCACAAAAACATAAACGAACAGCAATAAAAAAGATTCAGGCTGGATGCCCTTCCAAAGCCTTGGCTGGTTTTCCGCACCGCTACCAATTGAAATTCTAAATGCCGCAGAACTCATGTATGGGGTAAAATACATGACATTCATTAACCCCAGGACCAGCGTTAACAGCATCATGTACCGGAAGGCATTTCTGGATATGTAGAAAGTAGCCCAACAAACCGTAATCAGCATTAATGCCATATAGTGCTGGTATTGCATTGAAACTTCTGTGAAGATGATAACGGCCAGCGTGTATAACATCATGGCGCACATGATCACGAGTGGAAGAAGTTCGCGAATCAGCTTTTTCATTTTGTGATTACATTTTCATTGTCAATAAAGATAATTCTTTTGCTTTTGCCATGTTTCTCCAAGCTGGGCGAAGGTTCCGGGATTACTTAGTGCCCGAGGCTTAGGCGCTTTCGGATAACTTGCCTGGTGAAAACTCCGGTTCCGCATAGCTTGTCGCTATAGCCGGAGAGGAGTTAGGCGAAGGTTGCACCTTCGTCTGTCTATCGCGTAGCTTGCAGCTACCTCCGAAACCGGAAACGGGTTTTGAAATTCGAATCGCTGGTGCTGGAGCACATTAATGGTTTCAGTCTGACCCTGGACCCGGCGGAGAAACAAAAACAGCTCAAGTCCCTTCAAAAAAAACTAACCCCCTTAGCGAAAGATGATTTCGAAAAAGTGGCCTTTGAGGATTTTGATTTTATCGGTTGGGTAGATAAAATACAGCAACAGCATACAGTGTGAGCATACAGGGAGCAGTAAATTGAATCACGAAAGCGTACGGTTTGGATCTGTATGCTGTTGCTGAATGCTCAAACTGTATATCTTCCGAGGGTCACTACCTCCTTACAACACACTTTGCGGAATACTGCTTCCCGCGGTCGCTGACAATATTAACAATGTAGACTCCTTCAGCAAAATGTTCGCATGAAAAACGGATTCCCTTTGTGCTTAGGATATCATTTATTTTCATGCGTTCACCTGACAAAGAATATACAGCTATTTTCTGCGGATGTTCCTTGCTGTCTATGGTGATATTGACCATATCTGTAGCCGGCTGAGGAAATGTCCGGATGCTATTCTGCATGCTATTTAAATACGATGAGATGGAGGCCATGTCGGGCGTGATCATTAGTGAATCCGTATATACATTGCCCAACGGCTGGCTTAATATCCCTATGGCTGCCAGGCCAGCCATATAAAATCGCACATCCCCTATATTGGTTGCAGGCGCCACCCAATCGAATTCCCAGATCATCGAGTCTGGGTTTTGATTGGAGGGAACATCAGCGTGTGAGATATAGATTCTTTGTCCAAGGGTTTGATATGCCGTATTGGATGAATCTACAATGACAAAATCTCCGGCCTGGTTTCCGCTGCTGTCTATGGCGGTCAGCTCAAAGCCAAACGCTTTCAGATTCGATTCTTTCAATAACACTTGTAGTCGGTAGGTATTTCCGGGGATATATGACTGCGTGCCCGGAAAAATAATATGCCCTTCGCCATTGGGACCATTTACGGCTCCGTGTTCATGGCATCCGGAGGTATAGCAGGTTGTTTCTCCCGGGGCTCCCGTAACGCCAGCCGGGGGTGTCGTAAAATATTGGGTAAACAAACTGATGCATACCCATGCACACCCGCCTAAGAATATTGACCGCTTGATAAATGTTGTTTTGGTTTTCATCATTTGTCAATCTAAAAATAAATGTACCCCTGCCAAAATAAGCCCATCAAATAAAATAGTATCCCATAGGCCTGATGTGGCTGGCATTATTTGTTAATCTGGCTTTTGAGCAGTTGTGCATTGATGGCTACAATCACCGTACTCAAACTCATAAACACTGCACCTACAGCGGGACCCAAAACAAACCCTGCAGCGTACAGTGCGCCCGCTGCCAATGGAATGGCAAAGGCATTGTATGCAGTAGCCCAAACCAGATTTTGTATCATCTTCCTATAGGTAGCCTTGCCAAAGAGAATAAGGTTAAGTATGTCTTGTGGATTACTGTTTACCAAAATAATATCAGCGGTTTCGGCAGCAACGTCTGTGCCTGAGCCCACTGCAATACCCACATCGGCCTGAGCCAAAGCCGGTGCGTCATTTACACCATCTCCCGTCATGGCAACAAATTCG
Protein-coding sequences here:
- a CDS encoding T9SS type A sorting domain-containing protein, coding for MMKTKTTFIKRSIFLGGCAWVCISLFTQYFTTPPAGVTGAPGETTCYTSGCHEHGAVNGPNGEGHIIFPGTQSYIPGNTYRLQVLLKESNLKAFGFELTAIDSSGNQAGDFVIVDSSNTAYQTLGQRIYISHADVPSNQNPDSMIWEFDWVAPATNIGDVRFYMAGLAAIGILSQPLGNVYTDSLMITPDMASISSYLNSMQNSIRTFPQPATDMVNITIDSKEHPQKIAVYSLSGERMKINDILSTKGIRFSCEHFAEGVYIVNIVSDRGKQYSAKCVVRR